The proteins below come from a single Dehalococcoidia bacterium genomic window:
- a CDS encoding LLM class flavin-dependent oxidoreductase: MHFGWYINPETTGPEHDGRHIDEVLAQAVRAEQLGFKAIWITEHHFTPYNTYSDCMLLAAHLAALTPSVWLGFSLAVLPLHNPIRFAEQANLLDQLTKGKIIIGVGSGYGPTEMAGFGIDAKERHKVFDEVIDVVFKAWAHEDGVFEYETSHYRGRVVGRIIPRSHRRPHPYIARGTVHPEFAEAWGERGQPVLLAPFGADHLRTMIAAHRRGLERAPVSEEQKRDAREWSPVVYTIHVAETDDEAWRDFRPYLNQHLVSYQEANTGVKMTWEEVMDKKADFVTRFATNQTIVGSPETVAARLREVGELGITHVMCWMNTGGTPHELVLRSQELFATRVMPQLADVGASVSV, from the coding sequence ATGCACTTCGGTTGGTATATCAACCCTGAGACGACCGGGCCGGAGCACGACGGCCGTCACATTGATGAGGTGCTCGCGCAGGCGGTGCGGGCGGAGCAACTTGGCTTCAAGGCGATCTGGATCACTGAGCACCATTTCACGCCGTACAACACCTACTCCGACTGCATGCTGTTGGCGGCGCATCTTGCGGCGTTGACCCCCTCGGTGTGGCTCGGCTTCTCGCTTGCCGTTTTGCCGCTGCACAATCCTATTCGCTTTGCGGAGCAGGCGAACCTGCTTGACCAGCTGACAAAAGGCAAGATCATCATCGGCGTCGGCTCGGGCTATGGTCCGACCGAGATGGCCGGCTTCGGGATCGACGCGAAAGAGCGTCACAAAGTCTTCGATGAAGTGATCGATGTCGTTTTCAAAGCGTGGGCCCATGAAGACGGCGTCTTTGAGTATGAGACCAGCCACTACCGCGGCCGGGTAGTTGGCCGCATCATTCCCCGTTCCCATCGTCGTCCTCATCCCTATATTGCCCGCGGAACGGTTCACCCAGAATTCGCCGAGGCGTGGGGAGAGCGGGGACAGCCTGTTCTGCTTGCGCCATTCGGCGCAGATCATCTTCGAACGATGATTGCGGCGCACCGGCGCGGGCTCGAGCGCGCTCCCGTGAGCGAGGAGCAGAAGCGCGATGCCCGGGAGTGGAGCCCGGTTGTCTACACCATCCATGTCGCCGAGACCGACGACGAGGCCTGGCGCGACTTCCGGCCTTACCTGAACCAGCACCTCGTCTCGTATCAAGAGGCGAACACCGGCGTCAAGATGACGTGGGAAGAGGTGATGGACAAGAAGGCCGACTTCGTCACCCGATTCGCGACCAATCAGACCATCGTCGGGTCGCCAGAGACAGTTGCGGCTCGGCTGCGGGAAGTCGGCGAGCTCGGCATCACTCATGTCATGTGCTGGATGAACACCGGCGGCACTCCCCAC